A window from Culex pipiens pallens isolate TS chromosome 3, TS_CPP_V2, whole genome shotgun sequence encodes these proteins:
- the LOC120415759 gene encoding uncharacterized protein LOC120415759, protein MGTVIALMVILSIVINGPSGHTFAAPVQNPEAEHPPTSPDVVRLVHYLTYLLDYIIRHYVPDWSLHPNQNATHYFEEAILEGRTDEPRQDGVKRPAKPDDVTAEKTIQVVDQLSHEIKP, encoded by the exons ATGGGTACGGTAATCGCTCTGATGGTGATCCTCAGCATCGTGATCAACGGG CCTAGCGGGCACACCTTCGCCGCACCTGTTCAGAACCCCGAGGCCGAACACCCCCCAACCAGTCCCGACGTCGTTCGGCTGGTGCACTACCTAACCTACCTGCTGGACTACATCATCCGGCACTACGTTCCGGACTGGAGCCTGCACCCCAACCAGAACGCAACCCACTACTTCGAGGAGGCCATCCTCGAAGGTCGCACCGATGAGCCCCGCCAGGACGGCGTGAAAAGACCGGCCAAACCTGACGACGTCACGGCCGAAAAGACGATTCAAGTGGTGGATCAACTCAGTCATGAAATCAAGCCGTAA